The segment GGCATGCCGCTGTTCACGCGCCTCACCCGCGGCGTGCGGCTGACGGCGGCCGGACGCCGCTACGCGTCGCAGGTCACGGCGCTGCTCGATGCGCTGGCCGAAGCCTCGAGCGCCTTGCGCCACGAAGCGCACGAAAGCCGCGCCGTGACAGTCAGCGCCATGCCCTCGCTGGTGACGCGCTGGCTGATGCCGCGCCTGCCGGATTTTCTCGCGGGCCACCCCGGCGTCGAAGTGCGGGTGCTCGCGGCGGTCAAACCGAGCGATCTGACGCGCGACGCGGTCGATGTGGCGATCCGTCTGGGATCGGGCCCCTATCCGGGGCTGCAGGACGACATCCTGTTCGGGGAGGCCTTCGTCGCGCTGGCGAGCCCGGCCTTCCTCGCCCGCCATCCGGTTCCCCGGCCGGAGGCGCTGCCGGGACTGCCGCTCTTGCACGACGTGATCATCGCGCAGATCGACAGGCAGACCGACTGGAAAAAATGGCTGGCGGCGGTGGGCGTGCCGGTATCGGGCCGCTTGCCCGGTTCGCTGTTTTCCCATACCTACCTGACGCTGGAGGCGGCGGCGGCCGGGCAGGGCGTGGCGATCGCCAGCCGTCCGCTGCTCGGCAACTTCGTCAGTTCCGGCCTCCTGGTCGAACTGTTCGGCGGGCTGTCGGTACAGGGCCCCTATCATTACCATTTGCTGCGCCTGCCGGAAGCCGAATCGCGTCCCCAGGTGAAAGCCTTCTGCGCGTGGGTGCGTGACGAAGCTGGCAAGACAACGGCGTAACGCCAGAAGGAAAAACGCGTGTTCAAGGGAATGGTATTCGGTCTGGCCGCCGGGGCCTTGTGGGGCATGGTGTTCATCGCGCCCCGGCTGCTCGACGGATTTTCACCGATGCTGCTGTCGGTGGCGCGCTACCTGGCGTACGGAGTGTTCGCCGTGGCGATGGCCATCCCGCTGGGGCGGCGCCTGTTCGGCAAGGTGACCGCGCGCGACTGGCGGGCGCTGGCCTGGCTCAGCCTCGCCGGCAACAATGTCTATTACCTGTTGCTGGCCGGTGCGATCCAGATGGTGGGCGTGGCACCGACCTCGCTGATCATCGGCATGATGCCGGTGCTGATCACGCTGGCCGGCTCGCGCGATCAGGGCGCGATGACGCTGCGCGAGCTCGCCGGGCCGCTGACGGCGATCTGCGCCGGCATCGCCGCCATCAACGCCGACGTGTTCCTCGCCTCCTCGGGCGCCGGCACCGCGACGCCGCTGGTGCGCGCGACCGGCATTCTGTGCGCGTTCGGCGCGCTGTTTTCCTGGACAGCGTACGCCATCGGCAACGCCCGGTATCTTGCGCGCCGGCCGGTGTTCAACAGCCACGAATGGTCGCTGCTCACCGGTGTGGCCACCGGCGCGCTGGCGCTCCTGACCGTGCCGCTTCTGCTGCTGGCCTGGCGCTGCGGCGTGTTCACGCCATCCATTGGCGACCAGGGATTCGCGCGCTTCATCCTCGTGACGGCCGCCGTGGCCATCGGCGCGTCCATTTTCGGCAACGGACTGTGGAACGCGGCCAGCCGCCGCCTGCCGATGACGCTGGGCGGCCAGATGATCATCTTCGAAGTGCTGTTCGCGACCGCTTACGGATTTCTCTACGACGGGCGCTGGCCGCGCCCGCTCGAGTGGCTGGCGCTGTGCCTGCTGGTCGCCGGCGTCACCTGGTCGGCCAGAAGGCACAGCCGGCCGGGCGGGGTGGCGCCGGCCTGAAGGAAAGGAACATCAGCGCAGCAGCAGGATCGCCGCGCCCAGCGCGATGCGGTACCAGGCAAAGCCGCGGAAGGTGTGACGCGCGATGAAACGCACCAGCAGTTTGACCACCAGCAGGGCCGACAGGAAGGCGACCACGAAACCGACCGCGATGCCGCCCATCTGGCTGGCGTCGATCTTGTCGTGGTGCTTGAGCAAATCGTAGAAGGTGGCGCCGAACATGGTGGGAATGGCCAGGAAAAAGGAAAATTCCGTCGCCGTCTGGCGCGACAGGCCACCAATCATGCCGCCGATGATGGTCGCCCCCGAGCGCGAGGTGCCGGGAATCATCGCCAGGCATTGCGCCGCGCCGATGCCCAGCGCCTGACGCCAGCCGATGCGCTCGGTGTCGTTCACGCGCGGCGCGCGCGGCCGCGCTTCGACCGCGAGGATCACCAGACCGCCGACGATCAGCGCGATCGCCACGCTGGTCGGGTTGAAGAACAGCGCCTTGATTTTCGAACCGAAGGCGAGCCCGACCACCACCGAGGGGAAAAACGCCAGAATCACCGCCAGCGAGAAGCGCCGGGCTCCGGCGTCGCCGGACATGAGACCGCCCAGCACGCGCAGGATCTTTTCCCGGTAAAGCCAGCACACCGCCAGAATGGAGCCCAGCTGGATCACCACTTCGAACACCTTGTCGCTGCCGCTGTCGAACGACAGCCAGTCGCCGAACAAAATCAGGTGGCCGGTGCTCGACACCGGCAGAAATTCCGTCATGCCTTCGACGATGCCCAGCAACAGGGCCTTGAAGAGATACATCACATCCATAGCGCGTCCGCTTTCAGAGTTGTCCCGAGATCGAAGCGGCAATGTTCCTTGCTGCGACGCGATGCGTCAATGGAAAAAGCCGGGAAACCGCCCCCGGCTCTTCGACAACCGACAGCTACCGGACAGAATCGTCCGGTCTTTTTCCGCCTTCACTCGGGCCAGACGACCGGCGCTGCCGACTTGACGCCATCGGCGATACCCGAGGCCGTCAGGCTGCCATCGGTCGCCTGAATCACGATGTAGTACAAATCTTCCCGCGAGTGATTGCGCCAGGTGCGCTCGCCCTGTGGCGCCACGCGCAGCACGGTTCCCTCGCCCACTGCGATGACGCGGCCGTCGACCTGGAACTGGCCGTTGCCGCGCACGAACACATAGAGTTCCTCATGCTCGCGGTGGGAGTGGCTGAACGGCATCTGCGCGCCG is part of the Paludibacterium paludis genome and harbors:
- a CDS encoding cupin domain-containing protein is translated as MATTLTLSDRGDHFACAHAGALAQLDRYTFKGYPGKLFLQETLGLTSMEVSLNKLPAGAQMPFSHSHREHEELYVFVRGNGQFQVDGRVIAVGEGTVLRVAPQGERTWRNHSREDLYYIVIQATDGSLTASGIADGVKSAAPVVWPE
- a CDS encoding undecaprenyl-diphosphate phosphatase, translated to MDVMYLFKALLLGIVEGMTEFLPVSSTGHLILFGDWLSFDSGSDKVFEVVIQLGSILAVCWLYREKILRVLGGLMSGDAGARRFSLAVILAFFPSVVVGLAFGSKIKALFFNPTSVAIALIVGGLVILAVEARPRAPRVNDTERIGWRQALGIGAAQCLAMIPGTSRSGATIIGGMIGGLSRQTATEFSFFLAIPTMFGATFYDLLKHHDKIDASQMGGIAVGFVVAFLSALLVVKLLVRFIARHTFRGFAWYRIALGAAILLLR
- a CDS encoding DMT family transporter; protein product: MFKGMVFGLAAGALWGMVFIAPRLLDGFSPMLLSVARYLAYGVFAVAMAIPLGRRLFGKVTARDWRALAWLSLAGNNVYYLLLAGAIQMVGVAPTSLIIGMMPVLITLAGSRDQGAMTLRELAGPLTAICAGIAAINADVFLASSGAGTATPLVRATGILCAFGALFSWTAYAIGNARYLARRPVFNSHEWSLLTGVATGALALLTVPLLLLAWRCGVFTPSIGDQGFARFILVTAAVAIGASIFGNGLWNAASRRLPMTLGGQMIIFEVLFATAYGFLYDGRWPRPLEWLALCLLVAGVTWSARRHSRPGGVAPA
- a CDS encoding LysR substrate-binding domain-containing protein, with translation MSRPDLPPLFALRAFEAAARLESFSEAAGELCLSSGAIAHQIRQLESWLGMPLFTRLTRGVRLTAAGRRYASQVTALLDALAEASSALRHEAHESRAVTVSAMPSLVTRWLMPRLPDFLAGHPGVEVRVLAAVKPSDLTRDAVDVAIRLGSGPYPGLQDDILFGEAFVALASPAFLARHPVPRPEALPGLPLLHDVIIAQIDRQTDWKKWLAAVGVPVSGRLPGSLFSHTYLTLEAAAAGQGVAIASRPLLGNFVSSGLLVELFGGLSVQGPYHYHLLRLPEAESRPQVKAFCAWVRDEAGKTTA